In Luteitalea sp. TBR-22, one genomic interval encodes:
- a CDS encoding RNA polymerase sigma factor gives MSGGDAAARAAERVARDSYGRLVAFLAARSRDIADAEDALGEAFAAALRTWPGQGVPDNPDAWLLTTARRRQVDAMRRRRTHEGRSADLRAATPEATVPVSPEPIPDRRLALMFACAHPAVDRSVRAPLILQTILGLTAHEIAAAFLVPPATMGQRLVRGKARIRDAGIPFEVPSREDLPVRLEGVLDAIYAGYAKGWGDPGEDAVTGLAGEAVWLGQLVVSLLPDEPEAKGLLALMLYAEARREARRDEAGAYVPLEQQDTARWDQARLAQAEHVLRDASRGGPSGRFQLEAAIQSAHVARRITGAPTWPAVLALYDHLRQFTDSPVVVLNRAVALAEVQGVEAALAGPIAALAEDPRMRTYQPYWATRAHLLARAARADEAAAAFTVAIGLSTDDAVRRHLQERRAALRG, from the coding sequence GTGAGTGGCGGCGACGCGGCGGCCAGGGCTGCCGAGCGCGTGGCGCGCGACAGCTACGGCCGCCTCGTCGCGTTCCTGGCGGCGCGATCGCGCGACATCGCCGACGCCGAGGACGCCCTCGGCGAAGCCTTTGCTGCCGCGCTGCGCACGTGGCCAGGGCAGGGCGTACCCGACAACCCCGATGCCTGGCTCCTCACGACTGCCCGGCGTCGGCAGGTCGACGCGATGCGTCGTCGACGCACGCACGAGGGCAGGAGCGCCGACCTGCGCGCCGCCACGCCGGAGGCCACCGTGCCCGTGTCACCCGAGCCGATCCCCGACCGGCGCCTCGCGCTGATGTTCGCGTGCGCGCACCCGGCCGTCGACCGCAGCGTGCGCGCGCCGCTGATCCTGCAGACGATCCTCGGCCTCACCGCCCATGAGATCGCCGCCGCCTTCCTGGTGCCGCCGGCGACGATGGGGCAGCGGCTCGTGCGCGGCAAGGCCCGGATCCGCGATGCCGGCATCCCGTTCGAGGTGCCGTCCAGGGAGGACCTGCCAGTTCGGCTCGAGGGCGTGCTCGATGCCATCTATGCCGGGTACGCGAAGGGCTGGGGCGATCCGGGCGAGGACGCCGTCACCGGGCTGGCCGGCGAGGCCGTGTGGCTCGGGCAACTGGTGGTGTCGCTGCTGCCCGACGAGCCGGAGGCCAAGGGGCTGCTGGCGCTGATGCTGTATGCCGAGGCGCGCCGGGAGGCTCGACGTGACGAGGCCGGCGCCTACGTGCCGCTCGAGCAGCAGGACACGGCGCGCTGGGACCAGGCCCGGCTGGCGCAGGCCGAGCACGTGCTGCGCGATGCAAGCCGTGGCGGCCCGAGCGGGCGCTTCCAGCTCGAGGCGGCGATCCAGTCCGCACACGTGGCGCGGCGGATCACCGGCGCGCCGACCTGGCCCGCGGTCCTGGCCCTCTACGATCACCTGAGGCAGTTCACCGACTCGCCGGTCGTCGTCCTCAACCGTGCCGTGGCGCTCGCGGAGGTGCAGGGCGTCGAGGCGGCGTTGGCGGGACCGATCGCGGCGCTCGCCGAGGATCCCCGCATGCGGACCTACCAGCCGTACTGGGCGACGCGCGCGCACCTGCTCGCCCGCGCGGCCCGCGCCGACGAGGCGGCTGCCGCGTTCACCGTGGCCATCGGGTTGTCGACAGACGATGCGGTGCGCCGTCACCTGCAGGAACGCCGGGCGGCGCTGCGCGGCTGA
- a CDS encoding HU family DNA-binding protein — MLTKTQLIEKLVAGSDGLTKKQVKNLLEGLAGLAHKELKKTGTFVMPGLAKFVVVKKPATKARKGINPFTKEPTVFKAKPARKTLKIRPVKAAKDALA; from the coding sequence ATGCTCACGAAGACGCAACTGATCGAGAAGCTCGTCGCCGGTTCCGACGGCCTGACCAAGAAGCAGGTCAAGAACCTCCTCGAGGGCCTTGCCGGGCTCGCGCACAAGGAACTGAAGAAGACCGGCACGTTCGTCATGCCCGGCCTGGCGAAGTTCGTGGTGGTGAAGAAGCCGGCGACCAAGGCGCGCAAGGGCATCAACCCCTTCACCAAGGAGCCGACGGTGTTCAAGGCCAAGCCGGCCCGCAAGACGCTCAAGATCCGCCCGGTGAAGGCGGCCAAGGACGCGCTGGCCTAG
- a CDS encoding Gfo/Idh/MocA family protein, translating into MSNDITRRRFFFLGTLLAGAVPTGGYGSVPSLKALGYKPISSKLNVAAIGCGGQGGLILGQAALTENLVALCDVDEKRAASTFKKYESTPKYKDFRVMLDKEGKNIDACTIGVPDFMHATVALACMQRGKHVYVEKPLTRTPWEARLLQDAAVKYKVATQMGNQGFSHEAHRVAAEIVWSGEIGEVTEAHVSTSPGMFPTGLTEPPPEAAVPAGLDWDLWLGGAAPRPFSDAYVPYNWRGFLDFGTGQIGNWATHTAGPVHTALKLGAPVSVECLRIEGKSTISMPHRAVVRLDFPAREGMPPVSVYYHEAARPGDPEAFVVPGMENETILPPSNNLRDKGRETSNRAPALGETPAGARPQAPPPGERRVMSPGGPDVKVYTQPGGRNDTPTPGVLTGNGSVMIGSKGMLATRDRGEGVWLLPAARWKDYSLPPQVLTRSPGHMADWVRACKGGDRSCSDFAITAPYAEWLTLVVIAWRVPGKLQWDSKNLRFTNSAEANKYVKPLFRKGWDLKL; encoded by the coding sequence ATGAGCAACGACATCACGCGACGACGGTTCTTCTTCCTGGGCACGCTGCTGGCAGGCGCCGTGCCGACCGGAGGATACGGAAGCGTCCCGTCCCTGAAGGCCCTCGGCTACAAGCCCATCTCGAGCAAGCTCAACGTCGCAGCGATCGGCTGCGGCGGGCAGGGCGGGCTGATCCTCGGGCAGGCGGCACTGACCGAGAACCTCGTGGCGCTCTGCGACGTGGACGAGAAGCGGGCCGCCAGCACCTTCAAGAAGTACGAGAGCACGCCGAAGTACAAGGACTTCCGCGTGATGCTCGACAAGGAAGGGAAGAACATCGACGCCTGCACGATCGGCGTGCCCGACTTCATGCACGCCACGGTGGCGCTGGCGTGCATGCAACGAGGCAAGCACGTGTACGTCGAGAAGCCGCTCACGCGGACGCCGTGGGAGGCGCGCCTGCTGCAGGACGCGGCCGTGAAGTACAAGGTCGCGACCCAGATGGGCAACCAGGGCTTCTCGCACGAGGCTCATCGCGTGGCGGCCGAGATCGTGTGGTCCGGAGAGATCGGCGAGGTCACCGAGGCGCACGTCTCGACGTCGCCCGGCATGTTCCCGACGGGGCTCACCGAGCCGCCGCCCGAAGCGGCCGTGCCGGCCGGACTCGACTGGGACCTCTGGCTCGGCGGCGCCGCGCCGCGGCCGTTCAGTGACGCATACGTGCCGTACAACTGGCGCGGGTTCCTCGACTTCGGCACCGGCCAGATCGGCAACTGGGCGACCCACACGGCTGGCCCGGTGCACACGGCCTTGAAGCTGGGCGCCCCGGTCAGCGTCGAGTGCCTCCGCATCGAGGGCAAGAGCACCATCTCGATGCCGCATCGCGCCGTCGTCCGGCTCGACTTCCCGGCGCGCGAGGGGATGCCGCCCGTGTCGGTGTACTACCACGAGGCCGCGCGCCCCGGCGATCCGGAGGCGTTCGTCGTGCCGGGAATGGAGAACGAGACCATCCTGCCGCCGTCGAACAACCTGCGCGACAAGGGCCGCGAGACCAGCAACCGCGCGCCGGCGCTCGGCGAGACGCCGGCCGGGGCGCGCCCGCAGGCGCCGCCTCCCGGCGAGCGTCGCGTGATGAGCCCGGGCGGCCCCGACGTCAAGGTCTACACGCAGCCTGGCGGCCGCAACGACACGCCGACGCCCGGCGTGCTCACCGGCAACGGCTCGGTGATGATCGGCTCGAAGGGGATGCTGGCGACGCGCGATCGCGGCGAGGGCGTGTGGCTGTTGCCGGCGGCGCGCTGGAAGGACTACTCGCTGCCGCCGCAGGTCCTCACGCGGTCACCGGGGCACATGGCCGACTGGGTGCGCGCCTGCAAGGGCGGCGATCGGTCCTGCTCCGACTTCGCGATCACCGCGCCCTACGCCGAGTGGCTGACGCTCGTGGTGATCGCCTGGCGCGTGCCCGGCAAGCTGCAATGGGACAGCAAGAACCTGCGCTTCACCAACAGCGCGGAGGCCAACAAGTACGTGAAGCCGCTGTTCCGGAAGGGCTGGGACCTGAAGTTGTAG
- a CDS encoding YciI family protein — protein sequence MRYMMLIHHDDQALAAAPKPQLWADYAAFNEALAKAGEGFASGVRLQPAGAATTVRQQDGRTDVLDGPYADTKEQLAGYFFITVENLDEAIAWASRCPSSRYGAIEIRPVSADSQGQRG from the coding sequence ATGCGCTACATGATGCTCATCCACCACGACGACCAGGCGCTGGCGGCTGCACCCAAGCCCCAGCTCTGGGCCGACTACGCCGCCTTCAACGAGGCACTGGCCAAGGCGGGCGAGGGTTTCGCGTCCGGCGTGCGACTGCAGCCGGCAGGCGCGGCGACCACCGTTCGTCAACAGGACGGCAGGACCGACGTGCTCGACGGACCGTACGCCGACACGAAGGAGCAGTTGGCCGGCTACTTCTTCATCACCGTGGAGAACCTCGACGAGGCCATCGCCTGGGCCAGCCGCTGTCCGTCGAGTCGCTACGGTGCCATCGAGATCCGTCCCGTGTCGGCGGACTCGCAGGGCCAGCGCGGGTGA
- a CDS encoding transporter substrate-binding domain-containing protein encodes MSSISPLRVALFVSCLAASACGGSQAPTSTAATSPAPASTTAAGSAPATTADTDAGELPPVPSPYDALPPGARAWLDQPATDDLDAMVKRRVIRAGVTFNRTHYFIDRGEQRGIAYESLMNFEQALNERLKTGNLRVQVAIVPLGREALQSALLEGRVDMLIAQLTVTPEREKLVDFSTPTRTNVSEIVVTGPGAPRITSLDDLSGKQVAVRGGGTYEESLRRLNDRLQAEGKAPVVIKPLPPSLEDDDILEMVNAGLLPITVVDDYLAGFWKQVLTGIEPHPSLAVRTGGVLAVAMRKGNPKLKAAVNEWLATYGERTSFANVLQKRYLQDASYVRNATSQAERRKFEALVKYFRTYGAQYHVDPLIMAAQGFQESRLDQNAKSRVGAVGVMQLMPATGKEQGVGDITMTENNIHAGVKYMRYMLDRYYKDEPMTEMDKVLMTFASYNAGPARVRQLRREAATRGLDPNVWFGNVERIASEKIGRETVQYVSNIYKYYVAYTLALEQRDTRAAIKKGS; translated from the coding sequence ATGTCCTCGATTTCCCCGTTGCGCGTCGCACTGTTCGTGTCCTGTCTCGCCGCGTCTGCGTGTGGCGGCAGCCAGGCTCCGACGTCGACGGCCGCGACCTCGCCCGCCCCTGCATCGACGACCGCCGCCGGGTCGGCGCCCGCGACGACGGCCGACACCGACGCCGGCGAGCTGCCTCCGGTCCCCTCGCCCTACGACGCCCTGCCGCCCGGGGCACGGGCGTGGCTCGATCAGCCCGCCACCGACGACCTCGACGCGATGGTCAAGCGGCGCGTCATCCGCGCCGGCGTCACCTTCAACCGGACCCACTACTTCATCGATCGTGGCGAGCAGCGTGGCATCGCCTACGAGTCCCTGATGAACTTCGAGCAGGCGCTCAACGAACGCCTGAAGACGGGCAACCTGCGCGTCCAGGTCGCCATCGTGCCGCTCGGCCGCGAGGCGTTGCAGTCGGCATTGCTCGAAGGTCGCGTCGACATGCTGATCGCCCAGCTCACGGTGACACCCGAACGCGAGAAACTCGTGGATTTCTCGACGCCGACGCGCACCAACGTCAGCGAGATCGTGGTCACCGGGCCCGGCGCGCCGCGGATCACGTCACTCGACGACCTGTCGGGCAAGCAGGTGGCGGTGCGCGGTGGCGGCACCTACGAGGAGAGCCTGCGTCGGCTGAACGACCGGTTGCAGGCCGAGGGCAAGGCGCCCGTGGTCATCAAGCCGCTGCCCCCGAGCCTCGAGGACGACGACATCCTCGAGATGGTCAACGCCGGGCTGCTGCCCATCACCGTCGTCGACGACTACCTGGCCGGCTTCTGGAAGCAGGTGTTGACGGGGATCGAGCCGCACCCGTCGCTGGCCGTCCGTACCGGCGGGGTCCTCGCGGTGGCCATGCGCAAGGGCAACCCGAAGCTGAAGGCGGCGGTGAACGAGTGGCTGGCCACCTATGGGGAGCGCACCTCGTTCGCCAACGTGCTGCAGAAACGCTACCTGCAGGACGCGTCGTACGTGCGCAACGCCACGTCGCAGGCCGAGCGCCGCAAGTTCGAGGCGCTGGTCAAGTACTTCCGCACCTACGGCGCGCAGTACCACGTCGATCCCCTGATCATGGCGGCGCAGGGCTTCCAGGAATCGCGGCTGGACCAGAACGCGAAGAGCCGCGTCGGCGCCGTCGGCGTGATGCAGTTGATGCCCGCCACGGGCAAGGAACAGGGCGTCGGCGACATCACCATGACCGAGAACAACATCCACGCCGGCGTCAAGTACATGCGGTACATGCTCGACCGGTACTACAAGGACGAGCCGATGACCGAGATGGACAAGGTCCTGATGACCTTTGCGTCCTACAACGCCGGTCCGGCCCGCGTGCGGCAACTGCGGCGCGAGGCGGCGACCCGCGGCCTCGATCCGAACGTGTGGTTCGGCAACGTCGAGCGGATCGCGTCGGAGAAGATCGGGCGCGAGACGGTGCAGTACGTCAGCAACATCTACAAGTACTACGTCGCGTACACGCTGGCGCTCGAACAGCGTGACACGCGCGCGGCCATCAAGAAGGGGTCGTGA